The Nitrospira sp. genome contains a region encoding:
- a CDS encoding Hpt domain-containing protein, which yields MSSEFDRQNLVSIFVLEASDGLTALIKALHSPTGALPFPQQLTEQFIVAHRIHGAAALYGYSGVAQLAKRLEMLLEQATGIPPDQWSRAVDVMRNLTQSIQTIVRSIDQGVGEDLETVKRCLESSQGLVEEADGTGSSVSQEYMLPTLDSEMMSYFLPEAEGYLETIDELIRVLRTEPENEDAMYRLFRAVHTLKGSAYTIGFQVIGDVANPMENGMIAIREKRLQLQGQLLETMTQAAGTIRRILQRDPANVLQLQHEVPRLIHALIQMCERPETAAPSETTTRDTSSGIPVSDEGKLSIELHTATEDLPDTYLIPDLDPEIISYFVPEAQEYLEMLEANLLRLDKDPQNGELINQVFRTAHTLKGSAYTVGFQSIGDLTHHVEDFMGSVRDERLKVLPGHTDLMLRSIDVVRVLMRRDHNTVSRTRQRFDEARSELKRLGHDTVDETASARPPEDAPDLAGRHQEGAGEHHGQGKPFETRSAEDREVIRVSYARLERLMNLVGELVIGRGRLEQRLRVLEQLSQQVLIFKTRLADSVQSFSDKHMFTYQEAPSQSPEASGQGFQGLGDFGSLELDKYDDFNILARRIGEVTADISESMSQLNGSIRTAHDDMSQLQQLTLLMRDEIAHARMVPIGTPFTRFRRAIREIARASNKEVSLVTSGEHTEVDTGIVERLVDPLVHLVRNAVYHGIESAADRVMKGKPAAGTVYLHAAHRGNSVIIEVEDDGAGLDLSKIRAKALKMGLIKAGQLQAMSDAEALQLIFRPGFSTADKVGDQAGRGVGLDVVKRVIEGMKGHIDVESEPGVGTKFTLSLPLTLLIATALLVRAGTERYAIPLPNILEVTLPTADSLQQHDDRVLLKLGDQSIEVHPLHHLLRRERGHADWSKPVVIVRTPIGPVGLAVDELLGRQEIVIKSLGSLKPLEHSFFGGATIDPEGRVILVIDPARLFSREAIESIAVETLSTTGLPADQARPQETEGNDRPESHLLLIDDSLSIRKFVGRMLESAGYRIDTAVDGEDGLRKALTNSYRLIITDLEMPKLNGFEVVQALRSRPETRQTPVVVMTTRAGDKHHQMAINIGANSYIAKPVEERMLLQEVERWVGRAPALRK from the coding sequence ATGAGCTCGGAGTTCGACCGGCAAAATCTCGTCAGTATCTTTGTTCTGGAAGCCTCAGATGGACTGACGGCATTAATCAAGGCATTACATTCGCCCACCGGCGCCCTTCCCTTCCCGCAACAACTCACAGAGCAGTTTATCGTGGCCCACCGTATCCACGGGGCGGCTGCCTTGTATGGTTACAGCGGAGTCGCACAGTTGGCCAAGCGCCTGGAGATGTTGCTGGAACAAGCGACCGGCATCCCCCCTGACCAATGGTCACGCGCGGTGGATGTGATGCGGAACCTTACGCAAAGTATTCAAACCATTGTACGGTCCATCGATCAAGGCGTCGGCGAAGATCTGGAGACGGTGAAACGGTGCCTGGAATCGAGTCAAGGGCTGGTGGAGGAAGCAGACGGAACGGGATCATCCGTGAGTCAGGAATATATGCTGCCCACGCTGGACTCCGAGATGATGTCGTACTTTCTTCCTGAAGCGGAAGGGTATCTCGAGACGATCGACGAGCTGATCCGGGTGCTGAGAACCGAACCGGAGAACGAAGACGCGATGTACCGACTCTTTCGCGCCGTCCATACCCTCAAGGGGTCGGCGTATACCATAGGGTTTCAGGTCATCGGAGATGTGGCCAATCCGATGGAGAACGGCATGATCGCGATCCGGGAGAAGCGGCTTCAGTTACAAGGCCAGCTGCTCGAAACCATGACGCAGGCCGCCGGGACGATCCGCCGGATTCTTCAACGCGACCCCGCGAATGTGCTGCAACTTCAACACGAAGTACCCCGCCTGATCCATGCGCTTATCCAAATGTGCGAACGTCCGGAGACAGCAGCTCCTTCGGAAACGACCACACGCGACACGAGTTCCGGTATCCCTGTTTCTGATGAAGGCAAGCTTTCGATCGAATTGCACACTGCCACGGAGGACTTACCCGACACGTATTTGATCCCCGATTTGGACCCGGAAATCATCTCGTATTTTGTGCCGGAGGCGCAAGAGTATCTGGAAATGCTGGAAGCCAATCTCTTGCGATTGGACAAAGACCCACAGAACGGGGAACTGATCAATCAAGTGTTTAGGACCGCTCATACGTTGAAAGGCTCCGCCTATACCGTCGGCTTTCAGTCGATCGGAGACCTCACTCATCACGTCGAAGACTTCATGGGCTCTGTTCGGGATGAGCGCCTCAAAGTGTTGCCGGGACATACGGATTTGATGCTGCGTTCGATCGACGTTGTCCGGGTGCTGATGCGGAGAGATCACAACACCGTATCTCGGACGCGACAACGATTCGATGAGGCACGGTCGGAATTGAAACGTCTGGGGCACGATACCGTCGATGAAACGGCATCCGCACGTCCGCCGGAAGATGCCCCCGACTTAGCCGGAAGACATCAGGAAGGAGCGGGAGAACATCACGGGCAGGGCAAACCATTCGAGACCAGATCCGCGGAAGACCGCGAGGTCATCCGGGTCAGCTACGCCCGGTTGGAACGGCTGATGAACCTCGTCGGCGAGCTGGTCATTGGACGAGGCCGATTGGAGCAACGGTTGCGCGTGTTGGAGCAACTGTCCCAGCAAGTACTGATATTCAAGACTCGGTTGGCGGACTCGGTCCAATCGTTTTCCGACAAACACATGTTTACCTACCAGGAAGCGCCGAGCCAGTCGCCTGAAGCTTCCGGCCAAGGGTTTCAAGGACTCGGGGATTTCGGGAGTCTTGAACTGGACAAGTACGACGATTTCAATATCTTGGCCCGCCGGATTGGAGAGGTCACCGCCGATATCAGCGAGTCGATGTCGCAGCTGAACGGATCCATCCGAACCGCGCATGACGACATGAGCCAACTCCAGCAACTGACGCTGCTGATGAGGGACGAAATCGCGCATGCCCGTATGGTTCCGATCGGCACTCCTTTCACCAGGTTTCGTCGGGCGATTCGAGAGATCGCCCGCGCCTCGAACAAGGAAGTCTCACTGGTCACATCGGGGGAGCATACGGAGGTCGATACGGGAATCGTGGAACGACTCGTGGACCCCCTCGTGCATTTGGTCCGCAACGCCGTCTATCACGGTATCGAGTCTGCCGCCGATCGAGTCATGAAGGGTAAGCCGGCGGCGGGAACGGTCTACTTGCACGCCGCGCATCGCGGCAACTCCGTGATTATCGAGGTCGAGGACGATGGAGCGGGATTGGACTTGTCCAAGATTCGAGCAAAAGCCTTGAAGATGGGGCTGATCAAGGCGGGTCAATTGCAGGCGATGTCAGACGCAGAAGCTCTTCAGCTGATTTTCCGTCCGGGGTTTTCAACGGCCGACAAAGTAGGCGATCAGGCAGGGCGAGGCGTCGGGCTGGATGTCGTCAAGCGGGTCATCGAAGGCATGAAGGGTCATATCGACGTCGAATCAGAGCCCGGCGTCGGTACCAAGTTTACCCTCAGCCTTCCGCTCACGCTCTTGATCGCGACAGCGTTGCTGGTTCGCGCAGGCACCGAGCGGTACGCGATTCCCTTGCCGAATATTCTGGAAGTGACGTTGCCGACTGCCGATTCCTTGCAGCAGCATGACGATCGTGTGCTGCTGAAGCTCGGAGATCAATCGATCGAAGTGCATCCATTGCACCATCTCTTGCGCCGGGAACGGGGCCATGCGGATTGGTCCAAGCCGGTGGTGATCGTTCGAACTCCGATAGGACCTGTAGGACTGGCAGTCGATGAACTATTGGGCCGCCAAGAAATCGTCATTAAGTCTCTCGGATCGCTGAAACCGCTGGAGCATTCGTTTTTTGGCGGCGCGACCATCGATCCGGAAGGCCGAGTCATTCTTGTGATCGACCCCGCCCGTTTGTTTTCACGCGAAGCGATTGAATCCATCGCGGTGGAGACGCTTTCCACGACCGGGCTCCCGGCTGATCAAGCCCGGCCGCAGGAAACGGAGGGGAACGATCGGCCGGAGTCGCATCTGTTGTTGATCGATGACTCATTGAGCATTCGCAAATTCGTCGGGAGGATGTTGGAGTCGGCCGGATATCGAATCGACACTGCGGTCGACGGCGAAGATGGGCTCCGAAAAGCGCTGACGAACAGCTACCGGTTGATCATCACCGATCTCGAAATGCCGAAACTCAACGGGTTCGAAGTCGTTCAGGCTCTGAGAAGCCGTCCCGAAACGCGGCAGACACCGGTCGTGGTCATGACGACCAGGGCAGGCGACAAACATCACCAGATGGCGATCAACATTGGAGCCAATTCCTACATCGCCAAACCGGTGGAGGAGCGGATGTTGCTGCAGGAAGTTGAGCGGTGGGTCGGCCGCGCTCCGGCCCTCCGCAAGTAA
- a CDS encoding chemotaxis protein CheW — MSLREQAAETPSLAPPFRVLIVTMGGRFFALDAESVRTLLTTDETGNDGVPQVEGVTYRPIDLADQLTLSRNGAGASTCVVLLSENGSRGSIRVTCVHGVMNVHPSQVLPLPLQFCGSERRWYRGMILFEHSVALILDTSWILENKGLEA, encoded by the coding sequence ATGAGTCTCCGCGAACAGGCCGCCGAAACTCCATCGCTCGCGCCTCCGTTCCGCGTGCTCATCGTGACCATGGGAGGACGATTCTTTGCGTTGGACGCGGAATCTGTGCGAACGCTGTTGACCACGGATGAGACGGGAAACGATGGAGTCCCGCAGGTCGAGGGAGTAACGTATAGGCCGATTGATCTCGCGGATCAACTGACATTGTCGCGTAATGGCGCGGGTGCGAGCACCTGTGTCGTGCTTCTTTCCGAAAACGGATCGCGGGGAAGCATTCGGGTCACCTGCGTGCATGGAGTTATGAACGTGCACCCATCCCAGGTCTTGCCGCTTCCCTTACAATTCTGTGGATCGGAGCGACGCTGGTATCGAGGCATGATCTTGTTCGAACACAGCGTCGCACTCATTCTCGATACGAGCTGGATTCTTGAAAACAAAGGGCTGGAGGCGTAG
- a CDS encoding response regulator — translation MPKILIADDSIAVRKVAERLLTEAGLTVTLAANGEEALAYLAKERPDAIVSDVIMPDKSGYEVCTFVRGNSNLAGIPVLLISGIVNDEVTKQADACRADGVLKKPFQGTSLKDRVLELLSKRLESPPAAVSRPVPTQTTAAVEKVPPSTEQQQEYARHDSIQVKEMEGQLLAERARSEDLAKRLADAVEHLTRAKAAEAQLAVEQQRVSELEANLVKLEQRVSRVSELEAALTAEQDAVGALKQEVANWQKTSGRIAELESALHAEREAAEQLVQQLGELEKASSRVKEVEASLAHEERQASELQQKIKDLETELSVEREKVAQTAERLQEVEPMATKVREMEELLTGEREKAARAAERLQEVESIATKVREMEELLTVERDRNGVLVRRVTETEQAAENATKRFEDMARKLGEIAGLASQLGSGRGQS, via the coding sequence ATGCCGAAGATCTTGATAGCGGACGATAGCATCGCGGTTCGGAAAGTCGCCGAACGACTGTTGACCGAGGCAGGCCTCACCGTGACCTTGGCGGCCAATGGTGAAGAAGCGCTGGCCTATTTGGCCAAGGAACGGCCGGATGCCATCGTATCCGACGTCATCATGCCCGACAAAAGCGGATATGAGGTGTGCACGTTCGTTCGCGGAAACTCCAACCTGGCGGGGATCCCCGTGCTCCTGATTTCCGGTATCGTCAATGACGAAGTGACAAAACAAGCCGACGCCTGCCGGGCCGACGGTGTTCTCAAGAAGCCGTTTCAAGGAACTTCGCTGAAGGACCGCGTGCTGGAGTTGCTTTCAAAACGACTGGAGTCGCCGCCGGCTGCCGTCTCTCGACCTGTTCCTACTCAAACGACAGCCGCAGTGGAGAAGGTTCCACCCTCAACCGAGCAACAGCAGGAGTACGCGCGCCATGATTCGATCCAAGTCAAAGAGATGGAAGGCCAATTGCTGGCGGAACGGGCTCGATCGGAAGACCTCGCCAAACGCTTGGCCGACGCCGTTGAGCACCTGACCCGTGCGAAGGCCGCTGAAGCGCAGTTGGCCGTGGAACAACAGCGTGTCAGCGAACTCGAAGCGAATCTGGTGAAACTTGAACAACGCGTGTCGAGAGTCTCCGAACTTGAAGCGGCACTGACGGCGGAGCAAGATGCGGTCGGCGCACTCAAACAGGAAGTTGCGAACTGGCAGAAGACTTCCGGTCGGATCGCGGAGCTGGAATCTGCGCTGCACGCGGAACGGGAAGCTGCAGAGCAGCTCGTACAGCAATTGGGAGAGTTGGAGAAGGCGTCGAGTAGGGTGAAAGAGGTGGAGGCGAGCCTCGCTCATGAAGAGCGGCAGGCATCTGAGCTGCAACAGAAAATCAAGGATCTCGAGACTGAGCTCTCAGTGGAACGGGAAAAGGTCGCTCAGACAGCGGAACGGCTGCAGGAGGTTGAGCCCATGGCGACAAAAGTCCGGGAGATGGAAGAGCTTCTGACGGGGGAACGGGAGAAGGCGGCCCGGGCAGCGGAACGGCTGCAGGAGGTCGAGTCCATCGCGACAAAAGTCCGGGAGATGGAAGAGCTTCTCACCGTGGAACGGGATCGCAATGGCGTGCTTGTACGCCGCGTCACGGAGACGGAACAAGCCGCCGAGAATGCTACGAAGAGATTTGAAGACATGGCACGCAAACTGGGTGAAATCGCGGGACTGGCCTCGCAACTCGGGAGTGGGAGGGGACAATCCTGA
- a CDS encoding AAA family ATPase has translation MPLVDVPQDQTLTQGSMYERYWRLNLRPFENVPDPMFYVPSVKHETALERILYGIHARKGIVMLTGEIGSGKTLVSRAAILRLPRAQYEIGLVSNPTIAGNEFLGEILFQLGLDPNGTRAEQLRRLNDQLLANYQRGADTVVVVDEAQAIEHDQTFEELRLLSNFQLNDRFLITLVLLGQPELRSRIARIPQFAQRVTIQHHLECFDRAETKTYIAARLAAAGCVLPIFSSGAVSAIFHRTGGVCRLINSLCDLCLYCGSVAKVGRIRRALVERVAGEVFCGQDHGDAWGLS, from the coding sequence GTGCCGCTTGTTGACGTTCCTCAGGATCAGACTCTGACCCAAGGATCGATGTACGAGCGTTATTGGCGGTTGAACCTTCGCCCGTTTGAGAATGTGCCGGACCCGATGTTCTATGTTCCATCCGTCAAGCATGAAACGGCTCTGGAACGCATTCTGTACGGGATTCACGCCCGCAAGGGAATTGTGATGCTGACCGGTGAGATCGGCAGTGGAAAAACGCTCGTGAGTCGCGCCGCCATTCTCCGGCTTCCACGGGCCCAGTATGAGATCGGACTTGTGTCGAACCCCACGATCGCGGGCAACGAATTTCTCGGCGAGATCTTATTCCAACTGGGGTTGGACCCGAACGGGACGCGGGCGGAACAGTTGCGCCGGTTGAACGATCAGTTGCTGGCCAATTACCAGCGGGGGGCCGACACGGTGGTGGTGGTGGATGAAGCACAGGCCATCGAGCATGACCAGACGTTCGAAGAGCTTCGTCTGCTCAGCAATTTCCAGCTGAACGACCGCTTCCTGATCACGCTCGTCCTCTTGGGGCAGCCGGAACTCCGAAGCCGGATCGCCCGCATTCCTCAGTTCGCTCAGCGGGTGACCATTCAGCACCATCTCGAATGTTTCGATCGTGCTGAGACGAAAACCTACATCGCGGCTCGCCTGGCCGCCGCCGGATGCGTGCTGCCGATATTCTCCTCAGGCGCGGTGTCGGCGATCTTTCATCGCACCGGCGGAGTCTGCCGATTGATCAACTCTCTGTGCGATCTGTGTTTGTACTGTGGAAGCGTGGCGAAAGTCGGCCGGATCAGACGGGCGCTGGTGGAACGCGTCGCGGGTGAAGTGTTCTGTGGGCAAGATCACGGTGATGCATGGGGGCTCTCTTGA
- a CDS encoding HD domain-containing protein has protein sequence MTDRALNEAASAVQGQHALSLQRLEDLASDAVSSLQRNDELVVEALSGPSGSPLITNLINVAVLGTKIGIGLGYYGEELHQLALAGLVHDIGLFAVPKSLVAKSGRLTHEERTLIEQHPELGYQVIVKCGPAYHWLAQLTRQAHERWNGQGYPNRLKGRQINEMAQICGVADVFDALVSERPYRRRLLPHEAVKEILVAERETFPREILKALVEQLSVYPLGTTVRLTTGDVGIVAKVNSRYPLRPVVKVDEPREHDEVVTHEIDLCLAPLISVAETLNPPAVGRVRFGETSPKSQTPASATVVSDQFTSLLESLDAVASTIQGVVETRKVVPSPDSPR, from the coding sequence ATGACGGACCGGGCCCTGAATGAGGCGGCAAGTGCCGTGCAGGGTCAACATGCCCTTTCGCTGCAGCGGCTGGAAGACCTCGCATCGGATGCCGTCTCCTCGCTGCAACGAAATGATGAGTTGGTGGTCGAGGCGCTTTCCGGACCCTCGGGGTCGCCGCTGATTACGAATCTCATCAATGTGGCCGTTCTGGGGACCAAAATAGGAATAGGACTGGGGTACTACGGGGAAGAGCTGCACCAGTTGGCGCTGGCCGGCCTCGTCCATGATATCGGATTGTTCGCCGTGCCCAAATCGTTGGTCGCCAAGAGCGGCCGATTGACGCATGAAGAACGGACGCTCATTGAGCAACATCCCGAGCTCGGTTATCAGGTCATCGTCAAATGCGGCCCGGCCTACCACTGGCTGGCACAGTTGACGCGCCAGGCTCACGAACGATGGAACGGACAGGGGTATCCCAATCGACTCAAGGGGAGGCAGATCAACGAGATGGCTCAGATTTGCGGGGTAGCCGACGTCTTCGATGCGTTGGTCAGCGAACGCCCGTATCGTCGCCGGTTGCTCCCGCATGAGGCCGTCAAGGAGATTCTCGTCGCCGAGCGGGAGACCTTTCCGCGTGAGATTCTGAAAGCGCTCGTCGAACAGTTATCCGTGTATCCGCTTGGGACGACCGTCCGATTGACGACCGGAGACGTGGGGATCGTCGCTAAAGTGAATAGCCGGTATCCGCTTCGTCCCGTCGTGAAAGTTGATGAGCCGCGGGAGCACGACGAAGTCGTCACCCATGAGATTGATCTGTGCCTCGCTCCGTTGATCTCGGTCGCCGAGACACTCAATCCTCCCGCCGTCGGGCGTGTCAGATTCGGGGAGACCTCACCCAAAAGCCAGACGCCTGCGTCGGCGACGGTCGTGTCCGATCAGTTCACGTCGCTCCTTGAAAGTCTCGATGCGGTCGCATCGACGATCCAAGGGGTCGTTGAAACCCGCAAGGTCGTACCTTCCCCGGATTCTCCTCGATAG
- the lpxD gene encoding UDP-3-O-(3-hydroxymyristoyl)glucosamine N-acyltransferase has protein sequence MSAPQSPSSITLAQIHEVVGGAIHGDGQTQISGLTSLSQPNPHALSFMTNDKMAKDTTNLQVAALLVHRHQADLAVPQVVVDNPMLAFARVAQKFFVRSPAPRGISEQVTRGSDVKIGADPSIWPYVTLGDRVTIGQRVTLYPGVFVGSDSTIGDDCILYPNVVVRESCSLGARVIVHSGTVIGADGFGYVQHQGRHHKIPQLGGVVIEDDVELGANVTIDRATFGRTLVKQGTKVDNLVQIAHNVTVGEHCILVAQVGIAGSTTIGRHVMIGGQAGLSDHLTIGDQVMIAAKAGVNRSIESNQIVGGIPAMPREKAFKIQGVIFQLPELKQLVRDLEQRVAELETRVKRSSPRASGPKTARSKKR, from the coding sequence ATGAGCGCACCTCAATCACCGTCTTCGATTACACTGGCTCAGATCCACGAGGTCGTCGGAGGCGCGATTCATGGGGACGGCCAAACGCAGATTTCCGGCTTGACGAGCCTGAGTCAGCCCAACCCACATGCCTTGTCGTTCATGACCAACGACAAAATGGCGAAGGACACGACCAACCTGCAAGTGGCGGCTCTGCTGGTTCATCGGCATCAGGCCGATCTTGCGGTCCCTCAGGTCGTCGTCGACAACCCGATGCTGGCCTTTGCCCGCGTGGCGCAGAAATTCTTTGTCCGCTCTCCGGCACCCCGCGGCATCAGCGAACAGGTGACCCGAGGCTCCGATGTGAAGATCGGCGCCGACCCGTCTATCTGGCCGTATGTCACCCTCGGCGACCGCGTCACGATCGGCCAACGGGTGACTCTCTATCCCGGTGTGTTCGTCGGATCAGACTCGACGATCGGCGATGATTGCATCCTGTATCCCAATGTCGTCGTCCGCGAAAGCTGTTCGCTTGGCGCGCGCGTGATCGTGCACAGCGGAACCGTCATCGGAGCCGACGGATTCGGATATGTCCAGCATCAGGGTCGCCATCATAAGATTCCTCAACTCGGCGGCGTCGTCATCGAGGACGATGTCGAACTCGGAGCCAACGTGACGATCGACCGTGCCACGTTCGGACGAACTCTCGTGAAGCAGGGCACGAAAGTCGACAACCTCGTCCAGATTGCCCACAATGTCACAGTGGGAGAGCACTGCATTCTCGTCGCCCAAGTCGGTATCGCCGGCAGCACGACGATCGGCCGCCATGTCATGATCGGTGGACAGGCCGGGCTTTCCGATCATCTGACCATAGGGGATCAAGTGATGATCGCAGCCAAAGCCGGAGTCAATCGCAGCATCGAGTCGAACCAGATCGTCGGAGGAATCCCGGCGATGCCGCGTGAAAAAGCCTTCAAGATTCAGGGAGTCATCTTCCAGCTGCCCGAATTGAAACAACTCGTGCGGGATTTGGAGCAGCGCGTGGCAGAACTTGAAACCCGGGTCAAACGATCTTCACCGCGGGCTTCCGGACCAAAGACCGCCCGTTCAAAGAAGCGCTGA
- a CDS encoding acyl carrier protein: protein MTEPTDRAVTDKIVQALASYLKRDPATITESHHLRDDLGLDSVAIIELLFEIEERFKLQIPDQDLPGLSTVGSVAAYVQRRLAEPKSDAAPESAKSAPAASKSKSPSRRPTSAKSTSAKTVRGKSVAPKPAAKPAAKKSKKVSAVAGRTKKKVAAR, encoded by the coding sequence ATGACTGAACCGACCGACCGCGCAGTGACCGACAAAATCGTTCAAGCTTTGGCCAGCTATCTCAAGCGAGACCCTGCGACGATTACCGAATCACATCATCTCCGAGACGACCTCGGACTCGACTCGGTCGCCATCATCGAACTGCTCTTTGAGATCGAGGAGCGATTCAAACTTCAAATCCCGGATCAGGACCTCCCGGGGTTGAGTACGGTCGGCTCGGTGGCGGCCTACGTCCAACGGCGGCTGGCTGAACCGAAATCCGACGCCGCGCCTGAGTCGGCAAAATCGGCGCCGGCCGCGTCCAAGTCGAAATCCCCCTCGCGCAGGCCGACCTCGGCCAAATCAACTTCCGCGAAGACGGTGAGGGGAAAATCCGTCGCCCCCAAACCCGCCGCCAAACCCGCCGCCAAGAAGTCGAAGAAGGTCTCCGCCGTCGCAGGGAGAACGAAGAAAAAGGTTGCGGCCCGATGA
- the fabF gene encoding beta-ketoacyl-ACP synthase II has translation MPSRVVITGLGVVSPLGIGVSEFWKSALAGRSGITAIPSLGWFPMSGYRSRVAGQVHNFSPEQYLTPTQASRVDRYAQFALVSAKEALADADLSMAKEAPHRVGVIVGAGMGGMVMGEREITQLFKTQRPHRVHPNFIPTITLNSASGIVAMAHGAKGPNLTISTACSSSAHALGQALHCIRTGQADVVIAVGADASITPLVFAGFCSLRALSSEFNDAPERASRPFDRRRDGFVMGEGAATLIVESWAHAKKRKARVYAELAGYAATSEAYHMVIPQEDGQEICTTMKIGLESAGIAPDQVDYINAHATSTTIGDAVETKAIRSLFKSRADKLSVNATKSLIGHTLGAAGALGAVATTLSIHTGQIHPTANYEEPDPACRLDGIRRAVQERKIRYALLNAFGFGSNNATVVFKKFVA, from the coding sequence ATGCCCTCGCGCGTAGTGATTACCGGCCTCGGGGTCGTGTCTCCCCTCGGAATCGGAGTCAGTGAATTCTGGAAGTCGGCCCTTGCGGGCCGTTCAGGAATCACGGCGATCCCTTCACTTGGGTGGTTTCCCATGTCCGGCTATCGTTCCCGGGTGGCCGGCCAAGTCCATAACTTTTCACCGGAGCAGTATTTGACACCCACACAAGCCAGCCGTGTGGATCGTTACGCCCAATTCGCCTTGGTCTCCGCCAAGGAAGCCCTGGCCGATGCCGACCTCAGCATGGCGAAGGAGGCTCCTCATCGCGTCGGGGTGATCGTCGGAGCCGGAATGGGCGGGATGGTGATGGGAGAGCGTGAAATCACGCAGCTCTTTAAGACCCAACGACCGCACCGCGTGCATCCGAATTTCATACCGACTATTACGCTGAATTCCGCCTCGGGCATCGTCGCCATGGCGCATGGCGCCAAAGGGCCGAATCTCACCATCTCAACGGCTTGTTCGTCCAGTGCCCACGCGCTGGGTCAGGCTCTTCACTGTATTCGAACCGGACAGGCCGATGTGGTCATCGCCGTCGGCGCGGATGCGAGCATCACCCCATTGGTCTTTGCCGGATTTTGCTCCTTGCGCGCCCTCTCCAGCGAGTTCAATGATGCTCCGGAGCGGGCATCGCGCCCCTTCGACCGGCGCCGCGACGGATTCGTCATGGGCGAAGGCGCCGCGACGTTGATCGTCGAATCATGGGCGCACGCCAAAAAACGGAAAGCGAGAGTCTACGCGGAGCTCGCCGGATACGCCGCCACCAGCGAAGCCTATCACATGGTCATTCCCCAGGAAGACGGCCAGGAAATCTGCACCACGATGAAGATCGGTCTGGAATCGGCTGGCATCGCTCCGGATCAGGTCGACTACATTAACGCCCATGCCACGTCCACGACGATCGGTGATGCCGTCGAAACCAAGGCCATCAGAAGTCTGTTCAAGAGTCGCGCAGACAAGCTCTCGGTGAATGCCACCAAGTCGCTCATCGGCCACACGCTGGGCGCGGCGGGCGCGCTTGGAGCGGTGGCGACGACGTTATCGATCCATACCGGGCAGATCCATCCCACGGCCAACTACGAAGAGCCGGACCCCGCCTGCCGCTTGGACGGCATTCGACGCGCGGTCCAAGAGCGAAAGATTCGCTACGCGCTCTTGAACGCATTCGGCTTCGGCAGCAACAATGCCACGGTTGTCTTCAAAAAATTCGTCGCGTAA